GATCCGGTAACATCCATCCCGCTGCCGGACAGAGCCCTCCAGTAAATTCCGCTACCATCCATCCCGTTTTCAGGCGCCTCTCGGCAAGATATGTCACCATAATGAGCGGGTCTTGGCACAAGAACCGCGCCTGGCTTCTCCAGTTCTATGCACCGGAGAAGCGTGAGGGTAGTGCGCAAAAGACTGTAACATTGCCTACCTCCTGCGCTACCCCTGGGGCCGACCCGCGGGTTGTTCCGCTATATCCGGTGTTATTTACAACCTTTTGCGCACTAAGGAAGGAGGGCCCGCAGGTGCCGCCTTGGTTCAAAGGGAACCCGGTGTCCGCCCCGACAGCCCCGGGATGCCCGGGCATTAGAATCTCCTTGCACCATACCCTTATTAGGAATAGAATAGAACAACCAGAAATCACGACATATATAAGGAGGCTCACGCCATGAATAGTGTCAAAGGTACCCAGACCGAGAAGAACCTGCTGACGGCTTTCGCCGGAGAAAGCCAGGCACGAAACCGGTATACCTATTTTGCAAGCCAGGCCCGGAAAGAGGGCTACGTGCAGATCGCCGAGATCTTCGAAGAAACGGCCAACCAGGAAAAGGAACATGCCAAGCGCTTCTTCTCCTTCCTGGAGGGGGGCGAGGTTGAGATCGTTGCGGCCTTTCCTGCGGGAGAGATTAAAAGCACCGCCGAAAACCTGGAAGAAGCGGCAATGGGCGAGAACCACGAGTGGACGGAGATGTATAAGGAATACGCCGAAACCGCCCGGCAGGAAGGCTTCTCCCAGATCGCAGCCTGTTTCGAGGCTGTCCGGGTGGCCGAACGCCAGCATGAGAAGCGCTACAATAAACTGCGTCAAAACATCCTGGACGGTGAGGTGTTCAAGCGCAAGGAAAAGGTCATGTGGTCCTGCCTGAACTGCGGTTACATTTTCGAGGGTGAGCAGCCCCCGGCCAAGTGCCCGGCCTGCGCCCATCCCCAAGCCTATTTTGAACTAATCCGCGAGAACTGGTAACGTCCGTTCCCGTAAGAACTTCCACTATCCGGCAGCCTGGAATACCTGCTGCCGGAAACCTTCCAATGCCAGGGCGGCTCGTGACGTTGGAAGCTCCTCGGATAGGACAACCGCTTTGCATTCCATTGCCCCGACGGCCGGTACCAGCGGCTGCCGGGAATAGCTAGGCCCCCGGGATTGTGCCCCGGGGGTGTTTTTTCATAGTGCGCAAAAGGTTGTAACTTTTCCCTTCGGCGGCGCTGTCCCTGGGGCAGGCCACCAGGCGTCACCGCTTTATCTGGTGTAGTTTACAACCTTTTGCGCACTAGGATAATTTTTCTTTTCTTTTAACCACGTTTTGTGTATCTTACCACATAGTGAGGTATACAATGAACAAACAAACCAGTAAAACAGGGCTTTTCATGTTGGCCTTCCTGGCAGCAGCCATTTCGGGACTCTTCGGCGAAGCGCCGCCGGCACCGGACACACCGCCGGTCAGCATCTATGCCGAGGCGGAACTGGGGGCTGTAAAGATCTTGCATCACGTCATCCAGGTCGGACAGGACGGAACCGAGTTTAACTACCTAACCCAGGGCGGTCAGGAGCTGCTCCTGCCCTTCCAGCGCCTTGCCGCGGGACTAGAACTGGGGACTCGCAACCGGATACAGGTACTCTACCAACCCTTGGAGGTAGTCACCAATGTGCGCTTCCGGGAGGATGTTACGGTGGACGGCATAACCTTCGCCCAAGGCTCGCCCATGCAGCTCACCTATAGCTTCCCCTTTTACCGCCTGAGCTGGTGGTACGACTTTATTGCAGATCCGCGCCTTGATCTTTCGGCGGGAATCAGTCTACAGCTTCGCAATGCCAGCATACGCTTTCAAAACCTAGAAGCCGCAGCCGGAACGACTGCCGCCGGCCAGTTGACGGTGAGCCAGAATCTCGGCCTGGTACCGGCCTTGAACCTCTATGCCGGATACAGATTTGCATCGGGATTTGGATTGAGTCTGGATGTAGTGGGGATTTATGCAGGCTCGGCCTTCATTAACGGTGCGGACTTTGATTTTGAGGGATCGCTCCTGGATGCGAGCCTGCGGGCGAGCTATCCCGTAAAGGATCTTGGAGAAGCCTTCG
The nucleotide sequence above comes from Spirochaeta lutea. Encoded proteins:
- the rbr gene encoding rubrerythrin — translated: MNSVKGTQTEKNLLTAFAGESQARNRYTYFASQARKEGYVQIAEIFEETANQEKEHAKRFFSFLEGGEVEIVAAFPAGEIKSTAENLEEAAMGENHEWTEMYKEYAETARQEGFSQIAACFEAVRVAERQHEKRYNKLRQNILDGEVFKRKEKVMWSCLNCGYIFEGEQPPAKCPACAHPQAYFELIRENW